A window of the Chitinispirillum alkaliphilum genome harbors these coding sequences:
- a CDS encoding polysaccharide biosynthesis protein, with translation MTSSNNKRIAKNTMMLYIRMMLIMVVSLFTVRVVLNTLGAVDYGIYNVVAGIVVMFTFLSGTMASASLRFFSFELGKNDFKQLNKIFSLTVTMYALISVVVLVLAQTVGLWFLNTYMTIPAERMSAANWVYQFSIFSFILTIMTIPYNTAIIARENMNVFAYISIAEVLLRLAIVYILILFDVDKLKLYAALMFSVVLISTYLYRSFCARHYEECKYRFLWDKKLFATLLSFCGWNLFGALAGMLKIQGTNILLNMFFGPVVNASRGIAYQLSARINEFVMNFSRAINPQITKYYAANDKNRMFKLIFRGSKFAFFLLFLISMPLVLEAPYILTLWLSDLPEYIVIFTRLIIAIALIDSLSYALMTAAQATGNIKKYQAVVGGTLLLNLPVSYLFLSLGYPPQTALYVTIATAVSCLVLRLVMLKKMIGISVSSYLKSVVLSIVSVSCLAYTIPLFVLFNLQEGLVRLVIVTFTGALSSLTSIYFIGFSDKERTFVLSELKKRVGRKAEKTNRKKIYSYES, from the coding sequence ATGACTTCAAGTAACAACAAACGGATAGCCAAGAATACGATGATGCTTTATATACGCATGATGTTAATCATGGTGGTATCCCTTTTCACCGTACGAGTGGTGCTCAATACTCTCGGAGCCGTTGATTACGGAATATACAACGTAGTTGCTGGAATCGTGGTGATGTTCACTTTCTTAAGCGGCACAATGGCATCTGCGTCCCTTCGCTTTTTCTCCTTCGAGCTTGGAAAAAATGACTTTAAACAACTGAATAAGATCTTCAGTTTAACGGTTACGATGTATGCGCTGATTTCGGTAGTGGTTTTGGTTTTGGCGCAAACAGTCGGATTATGGTTTTTAAATACATATATGACTATACCAGCAGAAAGAATGAGCGCTGCTAACTGGGTATACCAATTTTCGATCTTCTCCTTCATCCTCACCATCATGACCATCCCCTACAATACCGCAATTATTGCCAGAGAAAACATGAATGTATTTGCATACATCAGTATAGCAGAGGTACTCTTAAGGCTTGCAATTGTATATATATTAATTCTCTTTGATGTTGATAAGCTGAAGCTCTACGCTGCATTGATGTTCTCAGTTGTATTAATATCCACTTATCTGTACCGATCATTTTGTGCCAGACACTATGAAGAGTGCAAATACCGGTTTTTATGGGACAAGAAGCTTTTTGCCACACTTCTAAGCTTCTGTGGCTGGAACCTGTTTGGGGCACTTGCAGGGATGCTTAAAATTCAGGGAACTAATATCCTTCTTAATATGTTTTTTGGCCCTGTTGTAAACGCTTCACGGGGAATAGCCTATCAGCTCAGTGCCAGAATTAATGAATTTGTGATGAATTTTTCAAGGGCAATAAACCCTCAGATTACAAAGTACTATGCAGCAAACGATAAAAACAGAATGTTCAAACTGATCTTCAGGGGCTCAAAGTTTGCCTTTTTCCTCCTGTTTTTAATTTCCATGCCCCTTGTCCTTGAAGCCCCTTACATACTGACTTTGTGGCTCTCGGATTTACCCGAATATATCGTCATCTTTACAAGGCTCATCATTGCCATTGCACTGATTGACTCTCTTTCATATGCTCTGATGACAGCAGCTCAAGCAACCGGAAACATAAAAAAATATCAGGCCGTTGTCGGAGGCACTCTTCTTTTGAACCTTCCTGTGTCATACTTATTTCTTAGCTTAGGATATCCGCCCCAAACAGCTCTTTACGTGACAATTGCAACTGCAGTCAGCTGCCTCGTTCTGAGATTGGTTATGTTAAAAAAAATGATTGGAATATCTGTCTCCAGCTATTTAAAATCAGTTGTTTTGTCAATAGTATCTGTTTCATGCCTTGCATACACGATTCCCTTGTTTGTTTTATTCAACTTACAGGAGGGGTTAGTGCGTTTGGTCATTGTAACATTCACAGGCGCACTGTCTTCCTTAACTTCCATATATTTCATCGGATTTTCAGACAAAGAGAGGACGTTTGTCCTGAGTGAATTAAAAAAACGGGTGGGCAGAAAAGCAGAAAAAACTAACAGAAAAAAAATCTACTCATATGAGTCTTAA